The DNA sequence CGGCCGACCCGGTCGACCCGCAGGTGCTCGAGGGCCTCGCGCGCAACGAACCGCTCACCCGGCCCCGCCCGGGCCACGCGGACCTGCCCGGCATGCAGAAGTACGGCTTCGACGAGGCCCGTCCCGTCCTGGAGCGCGCCAGCGCCCGCGAGACGGCGTCGCGGACCGCACTCGGCACCGTCGCGCGCAACTACCTGAAGCAGCTGCTCGGGGTCGAGATCCTCAGCCACGTCGTCTCGATCGGCGGCGCGGACGCCCCCGAGGGCCCGCTGCCGGTCGCGGCCGACCTGCCCGCCATCGACGAGAGCCCGGTGCGCGCCTTCAGCCAGGAAGGCACCGACGCGATGGTCGCCGAGGTCGACGCCGTGCGGAAGGCGGGCGACACCGTCGGCGGCGTGATCGAGGTCCTCGCCTACGGCCTCCCGCCGGGCCTCGGCTCCCACGTCCACTGGGACCGGCGGCTCGACGCGCGGCTGGCCGGCGCGCTCATGGGCGTCCAGGCGATGAAGGGCGTCGAGGTCGGCGACGGCTTCACCACCGCGCGCCGCTGGGGCAGCCAGGCGCACGACGAGATCGACCGCGGCACCGGCCCGGTCGGCGTCACCCGCCGGTCCAACCGCGCGGGCGGCCTCGAAGGCGGCATCACCAACGGCGAGCCGCTGCGCGTGCGCGTGGCCATGAAGCCGATCTCGACCGTCCCCAAAGCACTGTCCACAGTGGACGTCAAGACGGGCGAGCCCGCGGTGGCGATCCACCAGCGGTCCGACGTCTGCGCCGTGCCGCGCGCCGGGGTCGTGCTGGAGTCCGTGGTGGCGCTCGTCCTCGCCGACGCCGCGCTGGAGAAGTTCGGCGGCGACTCCCTCGTCGAGGGCAAGCGCAACGCCGAGGCGTACCTGAAGGCCCTCGAGGAGCGGTGGTGAGCCCTCGCGCGGTGGTCGTCGGCCCGCCCGGCTCGGGCAAGAGCACCGTCGGGCCGCTGCTGGCGGCCGCGCTCGGCGTCGCGTTCCGGGACAGTGACGACGACATCGTCGCGCGGGCCGGGCGCAGCATCTCCGACATCTTCGCCGACGACGGCGAACCCGCTTTCCGCGCGCTCGAAGAAGAAGCGGTCGCCACCGCGCTGGCGGAGCACGACGGCGTGCTCTCCCTCGGCGGCGGCGCGCCGCTCACCCCCGGCACCCGGGCCCGGCTGGCCGGGCACACCGTCGTGTTCCTCAACGTCGGCCTCGCCGCGGGGGTGCAGCGCACCGGCCTGTCGAGCGCGCGG is a window from the Amycolatopsis sp. cg9 genome containing:
- the aroC gene encoding chorismate synthase, with the protein product MLRWITAGESHGPALAAVLEGMPAGVAVTTADVTEQLARRRLGFGRSPRMGFETDHIEFLGGVRHGRTQGGPVAVQIENAEWPKWEQVMAADPVDPQVLEGLARNEPLTRPRPGHADLPGMQKYGFDEARPVLERASARETASRTALGTVARNYLKQLLGVEILSHVVSIGGADAPEGPLPVAADLPAIDESPVRAFSQEGTDAMVAEVDAVRKAGDTVGGVIEVLAYGLPPGLGSHVHWDRRLDARLAGALMGVQAMKGVEVGDGFTTARRWGSQAHDEIDRGTGPVGVTRRSNRAGGLEGGITNGEPLRVRVAMKPISTVPKALSTVDVKTGEPAVAIHQRSDVCAVPRAGVVLESVVALVLADAALEKFGGDSLVEGKRNAEAYLKALEERW
- a CDS encoding shikimate kinase codes for the protein MSPRAVVVGPPGSGKSTVGPLLAAALGVAFRDSDDDIVARAGRSISDIFADDGEPAFRALEEEAVATALAEHDGVLSLGGGAPLTPGTRARLAGHTVVFLNVGLAAGVQRTGLSSARPLLAGVNPRATFKKLLDERVPVYREVATVEIVTDERTPAEIVADLAARLAPAEAKE